ATCGCATCAACCATTTTTGCTAAAATGTCTATATTTAATCAGAGCAAGATACTTTCTGACGAGTACGAATACGACACCAATCTGGGGTCAGCTAATCACTGATTATATTAAGTAAAGTATGCGAGTTTAATTGGACTCTGCTGCTGTTACCTGCTGGGGCATCTTTGCTAAATGACAACAGTGGCACATTCAGATTAATCTGTCTTCTCATAACTATTTTGTCCACTGTAAATGCTTCCTGTGCAAACATTATCCACAAACCATGTAGAAATTAAATCTGTGTGCACTGTGGGTTTGTAAAAAGACTACAGATGTGAGGATGCTATGATTTATATCATGAAGTTACGTACTTAGTGATTAAGAAACAAATTGATGATGATTAAGTACGAATTTCGGGGTAGATGTAGTGTTAATAACGAAATAATGACGAGTTCCTATATAGATTTCTGTCCAAAAACTAAGTGGATTTTGTAACTTGCTGTTTAAACAGTTGGGAATGGCTAGTGCATTGGAAACTCTGTGTGGCCAAGCATATGGAGCAGAACAATATCAGAAACTTGGACTTCAAACTTACACTGCTATATTTTCTCTCAACTTAGTCTGTCTTCCTTTATCTTTGATATGGATTTATATGGAGAAGTTACTGATTTTCATGGGTCAAGACCCTGTAATTTCTCATGAAGCCGGCAAGTTCACAATCTGGCTTATTCCCGCGCTTTTCGCTTATGCTACTCTTCAGCCACTCATTAGATACTTTCAGACACAAAGTTTAATAACTCCTATGCTCATAAGCTCGTGTGTGACCCTTGTGTTCCATATTCCTCTGTGTTGGATTCTAGTATTCAAGTCTGGACTGAACAACCTTGGAGGAGCATTAGCAATCAGTATTTCATATTGGGTGAATGTGATCCTACTTGCATTGTACATGAAGTTTTCTGCTGCCTGTTCAAAAACCCGAGTTCCAATTTCTATGGAGGTATTCCATGGAATCGGAGAGTTCTTTCGCTTTGCCATCCCTTCGGCAATAATGATATGGTACCCAGTTTCTTTTGGATTCTAGTCTCATGAAGACGCTTCACTATGCTTGATTCTTacaatattttatttcaaaaatctttttttttatttgattgattttcaTTGATGGTTGTAGCCTCGAGTGGTGGTCATTTGAGCTGCTTATCTTGCTGTCTGGACTTTTGCCAAATCCGGCTCTTGAAACTTCAGTTCTGTCTGTATGGTATATATTCTGTATAATAAAAATCAGTGTGTCAATTTGATCACCatgtagagaaaaaaaaaagtgattttaTAACTGATTGTTTGGGACAGTCTGCAGACGATTTCTACACTCTATGCAATACCTTTTGGGTTTGCTGCTGCAGCAAGGTATGCTCAAGCACATTTATACCATCAGATTACATTTACACCATCagcttatctttttctttctttgcttATTGTGCAGTACTAGAGTTTCAAATGAACTAGGAGCTGGTAACCCACAAGGTGCTCGAATAGCTACTTTTGCTGCGATGTTCCTTGCAGTCACAGAGACAACTATAACCACCACCACGCTCTTTGCCTGCCGAAATGTATTTGGTTACACTTTTAGCAATGAGAAAGAAGTCATCGATTATGTCACAACCATGGCTCCTCTAGTTTGCCTGGCCGTTACCCTAGACAGTTTGCATGGGGTCCTTTCAGGTCAATTTCATTATCTTCTCTATTAGCTATGAACGATTGAGTTCTTTCATGTTTCAGTCTAATGTTATGTGTTTTGTGAATGGTTAAATTAGGTATTGCTAGAGGAACTGGGTGGCAGCATGTAGGGGCTTGCATAAACCTCGGAGCGTATTATCTTTGTGGGATTCCAGTTGCAGCCACACTGGCTTTCTGGGTACAGCTGAAAGGAAGGGGACTTTGGATTGGAATACAAGTTGGTTCTTTTGTGCAAATCATTCTGCTCTCTTCAATAACAATTGGTACAAATTGGGAAAAGCAGGTATATTCATCAACCCTAACTTTCTTGATAATGTTGATAGTCTATTCCactattttctgtttggttggcAAGAATTTGGGAGGGAAGACGAAGAACATTTCGAATCTTATGACTTCCATTCTAAATTTTCTTAAACCGTCCCAAGATgtgttctttttcttcaaactcCCCACTGTTTTTGTATTTCCTTGGTTTATCTTGGCACTTAAACAGAACACCTATCCAAAACTAATGGTAGTAGCCATCCATAGACGCAACGTTTTATGTTTCTGAGAGGATTTTGATGTTGGTCCTTTGATGTTTCAGGCAAGTAAGGCAAGGAAGAGGATATTTGAGGGAACCCCCCCACAAGttaatggcttgtgtgacaaggCAGAGAGTAATGAGTTTTGAGAGCACGGTTCTCTCTATCGCGGGAATAAGGAGAAAGTATAAGCTTTATCCATTCTTCTGGCACAGAAAAAATTTGTAATAACATGTTCGAATATGATTCGTACATATATAGACTTGGGTCCTCAAATCTCCTAATAGCTTGCATTGCAGTTGCtgctaaaaaaattgaaatgtgtCACTACAATTTCATACAAAAAAGATGGTGAAATAAATTTGTGCGTGACCATAGCAGTACTCTTATCTATTTGATCTTTGTAGAAGTTTGCATAATCTTATGAAATTTGtcacttaaaaatattttttaaattctaatttAACTACACCCCTAATAGAACATTTTTAGTTTCTTATAAtcgtgtctttttttttttagcggGACCTTAAAGAAACAAAGTTTTGAAAGATGTCCATGTCTGCAGTCTAATATAGTTAGGTGCAATAAGAGTTGGATCAAGTTAAACTTGAATAATACATATTTTATTATCACCTTAATCAACCGGTTGACGAGTTACATAAAATGGGAATAGAAGGTCGTTGTATCACAAGCCAATCATACCGGCAATATAAAAAAGTTAAAATGCACGACAAAGCGCTATAGTTTTTAAAAATTGTCATCCTATCATctgttgtgccttggcccgttTGTCAGTGCGaaaacgagattcagattacaacctcaccaaatcacactaagttgaacagaataaaatacaagaaataaaaacactgcgaaatttacgaggttcggcaaaagcATGCCTACGTCCCtagagagatattg
The nucleotide sequence above comes from Malus sylvestris chromosome 16, drMalSylv7.2, whole genome shotgun sequence. Encoded proteins:
- the LOC126607580 gene encoding protein DETOXIFICATION 12-like isoform X2, which encodes MEESLLLPKRREDEQQQRRNSTTSILTWTSFFEEVKRLGCIAGPMVAVILSQSLLLVISMMMVGHLGELALSSSSIAISLSNVTGFSLFLGMASALETLCGQAYGAEQYQKLGLQTYTAIFSLNLVCLPLSLIWIYMEKLLIFMGQDPVISHEAGKFTIWLIPALFAYATLQPLIRYFQTQSLITPMLISSCVTLVFHIPLCWILVFKSGLNNLGGALAISISYWVNVILLALYMKFSAACSKTRVPISMEVFHGIGEFFRFAIPSAIMICLEWWSFELLILLSGLLPNPALETSVLSVCLQTISTLYAIPFGFAAAASTRVSNELGAGNPQGARIATFAAMFLAVTETTITTTTLFACRNVFGYTFSNEKEVIDYVTTMAPLVCLAVTLDSLHGVLSGIARGTGWQHVGACINLGAYYLCGIPVAATLAFWVQLKGRGLWIGIQVGSFVQIILLSSITIGTNWEKQASKARKRIFEGTPPQVNGLCDKAESNEF
- the LOC126607580 gene encoding protein DETOXIFICATION 12-like isoform X3, which produces MEESLLLPKRREEEQQQRRYGTTSILTWISFFEEVKRLGCIAGPMVAVILSQNLLQFISMMMVGHLGELALSSTAIAISLSNVTGLSVFLGMASALETLCGQAYGAEQYQKLGLQTYTAIFSLNLVCLPLSLIWIYMEKLLIFMGQDPVISHEAGKFTIWLIPALFAYATLQPLIRYFQTQSLITPMLISSCVTLVFHIPLCWILVFKSGLNNLGGALAISISYWVNVILLALYMKFSAACSKTRVPISMEVFHGIGEFFRFAIPSAIMICLEWWSFELLILLSGLLPNPALETSVLSVCLQTISTLYAIPFGFAAAASTRVSNELGAGNPQGARIATFAAMFLAVTETTITTTTLFACRNVFGYTFSNEKEVIDYVTTMAPLVCLAVTLDSLHGVLSGIARGTGWQHVGACINLGAYYLCGIPVAATLAFWVQLKGRGLWIGIQVGSFVQIILLSSITIGTNWEKQASKARKRIFEGTPPQVNGLCDKAESNEF